DNA from Bacteroidales bacterium:
TCTTTATATTTTTCAGGAAAATCGGCAGGAACCTGTATATCGATATTTATTTTTTTCACCATCTGTGTTGCAGGATCATATTCCATATCCTGGAACAAATGAATATTTTCAGCAGAGATACCGCGCTGGTCGCAGAACCCTTTTACATAAATCCCTGCACATGTTGCCAGCGAAGCAAGGAATAATTCAAATGGAGTTGGTGCAGTTCCTTCTCCTCCACCTGTTACAGGTTGATCGGTTTTTACGATATGCCCATTTATATTGGCATTTACTTTTTTATTTCCTTCAAATGTTACTTCGATTTTCATGGTTATTACAAGTTTTATTATTTACATTACACTTATATGATTTTGCAGAAAAAATTCCTGAAATCAAATAACCCATTATCGCACCCCATAGCATGGTTAACCATGGATTACTTTTAATCGGACAGGAACCGGAAGTGCAGCCTACAGTTGAATAATAAATATATCCTGCTACAATTCCCAGAATAATTCCAATTATTCCTGAAATATTATTTTTTGCAAAAGAGCAAAATTTATTTTTACTTTCTTCTGAATTATTCATCAGGCTTCTTTATTTGCAAACAGCACTTCGTTGATTGCCTGTATAAATGTATCTTTCGGCATAGCTCCCATTATCATTTGCGGCTCACCATTTTTCGGACAAAATAAAATCGAAGGAATACTTCTGATACCAAATATAGCCGATAATTCCTGTTCTGCTTCTGTATCTATTTTATAAATATCCACTTTATCTTTGTACAATTCCGAAAGTTCTTCCAGAACAGGTGCAACCATCTTGCATGGACCACACCAGTCGGCGTAAAAGTCAATCATACAAGGTTTATCACCTAAAAAATTCCATTTACTATTTGTTTCATAATCAAAAACTTTTTGCTTAAAAGTTTCTTTCGTTAAATGTTCCATAATGTCTTTTTTTAATATTTATATTTATTAAATTATAAGCTGTGTATGTGTTCCTGTTCTTTTCACTTGTAAATAAAATAATATTAACCCAAATTATTTAATGTTATTTAATATTTTGCTACGTTTTACCTATAAATGGTCATATTGAATTTATATCTGGTTATATATACTTGTTCTTATCAAGAATGCAAAAGCAAATTTGATTAGAACGAGTTATGCCGATAGGAACAAAATAAGGAAAATGCAAATCTGTTCCGTATCGGTATAAAAATTATTTTAACGTTTTATTTATCGCATCAATCAAAACATCCTTTTCAGTATAACCAATAAATTTATTTACCATTTTCCCGTTTTTAAATAATATCATTGTCGGGATACTCATAACACCAAATCTGTCAGTTGTAATCCTGTTTTTATCAATGTCGAGTTTTGCTATTTTTATTTTACCATTCATTTCCTTATTAATTTCTTCAAGTATTGGAGCCTGCATACGGCAAGGTCTGCACCATGTAGCCCAGAAATCAACCAATACCAAACCACTACTGATTTCTGCATCAAAATTACCATCCGTCAAATGAATAACTTCTTTCACTTTTTTTGTTGAGCTATCAATATTTTTGATATTTTCTTTTTTAATTTCAACTGAAGGGTTATTGATTGTATCAATACTTTTTGAAACAACTTTTTTTTCTTCATTATGTGCTTTTCCTCCACATGATATTAATAAAATAAAAGCGGATAAAATAATCATTAAACGAATTTTCATAAATCTTTTCTTTTTATAATTAATACTTTTCCTGATGCGAAGTTAATGAATCAAGCATAACACATTTGAATATATTTTGTTAATTTAATTTAATTATTTATATATCTACATGTATAACATACAATTAATACATCTGTTGTATCTATTTTGAATAATGAATTGATTTTATAAATTTGTATTATAAAGCAAATGAATGAATATAGAAATAAGAACAGTAGAAACTAAGGCTGATTTAAAAAAATTTATTTTTTATCCTGCTCAATTACACAAAGATCATAAGAACTGGGTACCTCCTATTTACTGCGATGAATTTACTTTTCTGAACCCAAAAAAAAATAAGAACATGCTTACCAATGACATCTTGCTGTTATTGGCATATAGTAACAATAAGATTGTCGGAAGAATAATGGGTATTATCAATCGTCATTATAATGAAACGTATCATTCTAAAACCGGACGTTTCTTTTATCTTGAAAGCGAAAATAATTCTGAAATATCACATGCATTAATAAAATATGTTGAGGACTGGGCTAAAGAAAAAGGCATGAATAAAATGATCGGGCCTTTTGGTTTTTCCGATAAAGACCCTCAGGGTTTAATGATTGAAGGATTTGAGAATATGCCTGTTATTGCAACCAATTATAATTTTCCCTATATGATTGATTTGGTTGAGAAAGAAGGTTACAAAAAAGAAATTGATTGCGTTTCTTATAAACTTCCCATTCCTAAAGAAACTCCAGACTTATATAATAAAATCCTGATTCGCATTTTAAAAAATAACAAGTTGCAAATGCTCGATTTTCAAACACGATTAAGCATGCGCAAATATATTGTTCCGCTTTTCAGGTTAGTTAATGAAACCTACAAAAATCTTTATGGTTTTATTCCCCTGGATGAAAAAGAAATGCGTGAATTCGCTAACCGTTACTTACCTATACTTGATCCTGCGTTTGTAAAAGTTGTTTTAGATGCAAAAAATAACGTGATTGCTTTTATCATTGCAATGCCCGATATGAACCAGGGAATTATTAAAACAAAAGGGAAAATATTTCCATTCGGCTTTCTTAAAATTTTATCTTCAGCAAGGCATACAAAACAACTCAATCTTTTACTTGGTGCAGTAAAAGAGGAATACAGGGGAATAGGATTTGATGTTCTGCTGGGTTCAAAAATTATTGAATCGGCCAGAACACGCGGTATTGAGGTAATTGACACCCATCTTATTCTTGAAACCAATTATAAAATGCGTGCTGAAATTGAAAAGCTTGGTGGTATGTTATACAAAAGATACCGGATATACCAGAAAAATATTTAATTCTTTACCCGGCCCAATTTTCCCTGTCAAGGCTGCGATAATGAATAGCTTCAGCAAGGTGTTCTGTTTTTATATTCTCACTGCTTTCCATATCAGCTATAGTACGGGCTACTTTTAATATACGGTCGTATGCACGCGCAGATAGGCTTAACCTGTCCATTGCCGTTTTCAAAAGTGTTTGTCCGGCATCATCAATTTTACAAATCGTTCTTAGCATTTTACTTGTGATTTGAGAATTGCAATAAATGCCATCCATTTTTTTATATCGGTTTTCCTGCACTTGTCTTGCCTTAACCACGCGGGAACGAATAGCTTCGCTGCGCTCTGATTCACGTACTGCCGAAAGTTCTTTAAACGGGACAGGTGTAACCTCAACATGAATATCAATGCGGTCGAGGAGTGGTCCGGAAATTTTATTCAAATATTTTTGTACAACACCTGGCGAACATACACAATCCTTTTCGGGATGATTATAATAACCGCAAGGACAAGGATTCATCGATGCCACAAGCATAAAACTTGCAGGATATTCCACGCTGTATTTAGAACGGGAAATTGTAACATTGCGTTCTTCAAGCGGCTGACGTAATACTTCAAGAACTGTTCTTTTAAATTCAGGTAATTCATCTAAAAATAAAACACCGTTATGTGATAATGAAATTTCTCCCGGTTGCGGGTTAGAGCCTCCGCCAACTAATGCAATATCGCTGATTGTATGATGCGGCGAACGAAACGGACGAACAGAAATAAGTGAAGAGTTTTTTGCAAGCTTCCCTACCACTGAATGAATTTTTGTTGTCTCTAATGCTTCTTCTATATTTAAAGGCGGAAGAATTGAAGGAAGCCTTTTTGCCAACATAGTTTTTCCTGCACCCGGAGGACCAATCATAATAACATTATGCCCGCCGGCAGCAGCAATCTCCAAAGCCCGTTTAATATTTTCCTGTCCTTTTACATCAGCAAAATCAAATTCATATTCATTCAGCCGGGAATAAAATTCGCTTTTTATATCAACAATTGTTTGTTGAATTTCATTGTCGCCATTAAAAAAATCCATCACCTGCCTTATATTTTCAACTCCGTAAACTTTCAAATCGTTTACAATAGCAGCTTCTTTAGCATTTGCTAACGGAAGGATAAAACCTTCAAACCCTTCCTTTGCCGCTTGAATTGCAATAGGTAAAGCACCTTTGATAGGTTGCAAACTTCCATCCAATGAAAGCTCGCCCATGATAATATATTTTTCAATTCCTTGTGCTTCCATTTGTTCTGAAGCAGCAAGTATTCCAATAGCAATTGTTAAATCGTATGCCGAACCTTCTTTGCGGATATCGGCCGGCGCCATATTTATGGTAATTTTTTTTCCGGGAATTTTATGACCGATATTTTTTAATGCGGCTTCAATTCTATGATGACTTTCTTTAACTGCATTATCGGGCAAACCCACAATAAAAAACTGAATACCGTTATCCATATTTACCTCAACAGTAATAGTTGTAGCATTTACACCATGAACACATCCGCCAAAAGTCTTTACAAGCATAAAATATTTTTTTGTAAAATTAAAACAATATTTTTTAAAATAACAAACACAAAAAAAGCTGCCAGAAAATAGCAGCTTTATGAAATAAATTATTTGTACAAATTATCTTATCTCAACCAATAATTGATGATTTGCAACCTTATCGCCGGCTTTGACATGTATTTTTTTTACAGTGCCTTTTATCGGTGAAGTTATTATATTATGCATTTTCATTGCTTCCAGTACTAATAATCTTTCTCCAACATTTACTTTTTGTTTTTCCTTAACTTCAACAGTAATTATTGTACCCGGAATAAATGATTTTATTGCTCCCCAATCTCTTTCTTCAAATTTTTTGCGTGAAAGGTATTTTTTTGAAAGCAATGTTTTATAAGTATCCGCTTCCAGAACAAATTTCTGAAAATCTGGTTTTACTTCTTTTTCTTCTTTTGTATCTTTTTCGTTTTCCATGATTCAAATAATTAAAATGGAGGAATTCCGTGTTTCTTTGATGGACTATTTTCAGCTTTTTGTGATGAAACCTCAATAGCATGTATCAGGAACCTCCTGGTTTCATTAGGATCGATTACGGCATCAATATATCCGTAAGCTGCGGCCACATATGGATTTGCAAATTTTTTCTTGTATTCTGCTACTTTTTGTTTACGCATTTCTTCAGGATTTTCTGCCTCAGAAATTTCCTGACGGAAAATAATATTAGCAGCGCCTTCAGGTCCCATTACAGCTATTTCAGCAGTAGGCCATGCAAAAACAAAATCAGCTCTAAGGTGACGTGAACACATTGCAATGTAGCCTCCGCCATATGCTTTTCTTAGAATAACCGTCATTTTAGGAACTGTAGCTTCTGAATATGCATAAAGAATTTTAGCTCCATGACGAATAACACCGGCATGTTCCTGATCAATACCGGGTAAATACCCAGGTAAATCAACTAATGTAACCAAAGGAATATTGAAAGCATCGCAATATCTTATGAAACGTGCAGCTTTATCAGAAGAATCCACATCAAGAACTCCCGCTAAGACCAACGGTTGATTGGCAACAAAACCAACGGTCTGTCCGTTCAAACGGCCAAAGCCAATTACAATATTCTGAGCAAATAATGCCTGTACTTCAAAGAAATCAGAATCATCAGCAATTGATTTGATCACATTTCTTACATCATATGGCTGACGGGCATCTGAAGGAAATATTTCTTCAATTTTAAATTGCTTGGTATTCGGTGTTTTCTTTGGGAAAGGTTCTGCTTTCTTAGTATTGTTCCAAGGAATGAAGGATACCAGTTTTTTTATTTGCTCCACACATTCATCTTCACTTTCGGCAAAGAAATGAGCATTACCGGTAATTTCAGAATGAACACGAGCACCGCCAAGAGCCTCCATTGATATTTCTTCACCTAAAACTGTTTTAATTACTTCAGGTCCGGTGATAAACATCTTTGAAATTTTATCCACCACAAAAACAAAATCGGTTAAAGCGGGAGAGTATACTGCTCCACCTGCACAAGGCCCAAGAATAACCGAAATCTGAGGGATAACACCAGAAGCAATTGTATTACGGTAAAATATATCACCATAACCTGCAAGCGAGTTAACACCTTCTTGTATACGTGCACCACCTGAGTCATTAATTCCTATTAAAGGAATTTTCAGGTTCATGGCATGATCCATAATCTTGGTTATTTTACGCGCATGCATAAAACCAAGTGAACCACCGGCCACAGTAAAATCCTGAGCATAGATACAAACCGGGTACCCGTTTATTGTTCCTGTTCCTGTTATTACACCGTCGCCGGGAAGGTGTTTTTTATCCATGTCGAAATCCTTTGCAGAATGTTCAACAAATAAATCATATTCTTGAAAAGAGTTTGGATCGAGTAAAGCAATAATACGTTCACGGGCGGTCATTTTACCCATAGCTACTTGTTTCTCAATAGCTTTGGCTCCTCCACCCTGAATGGCTTCCTGCATTCTTCTTTTCAGATCAATGGTTTTCTGTTTAAGAGACATAAACCTAAGTATTTGTTATACAGTTATTTAATTATGTTTTTTTGCTATTATTTTTAACCGCAAAAAGTTCAAATTAAATCATTTTTTTTCTAAATATTTTTTTGATTGTCATCGTGTTTTCAACAATCAATTTTTAATATATCAAAAATACAAATTAATTATTCCCAAAATGATATTTTTATAGACTAATTTATAATTTATTTATTCTAAAGTCTATGTTAAAAATTGTTAATCATATTCATTTAATGTAAATATGATTTTGTTTTTTATTGAGGATATTCTCCGAAAGTCTTTTTAAAAAAACGATGAACACTATGAGGGAAACCTGGTTGTTTTACAAACATCATTATACATTCATTGCAAATTATATTAAGTCCATTCTGTTTTGCTTTGTCAATTGCATTTTCATTTTCTGAACCGGGTTGCAACCAAATATGAGTTATTGTTTTTCCTGAAATAACATTTTCAATTATTTTTTCTGTGACCTCTGGCTTTGTAATGAAAATAGCAGCTTTAACTTTTGCCGGTACATCCTTAATTTCAGTAAAACACTTTTCTCCTTCAATCTCATTCACACGCGGATTTACCGGATATACATTAAATCCTCTTTTTTTCAGAAATCGCAAAACAATATTACCAAATTTCTTTCTGTCAGTTGATGCGCCTATTACTGCCATATCCTTATTCGACAGATAATCCTCTATTTCTTTCAGTGCAATCATAAAATAAAATTTTAACAAAATAACGAATTTAAATTTTATAAAAAAAGGTCGAAAACGCTACATTTTGAATTATCTTAGCAATCCTTTTATCATAAAATTATGCAGACTATCTACAAAAAAACAGAAGAGCTTAGAAGTGAAGGGAAAAAAATAGCTTTATGTGTTGTTGTTTCCACCTCCGGTTCAACCCCTGGCAAAACGGGTGCAAAAATGATTGTTCTCGAAGATAAAACCATCATAGGAACAGTTGGTGGCGGCAGTATTGAGAAAGATGTGATTGAACAAGCCATTCATATTATCAAATCCGGAAAGCCTGAAATAAAGCGCTACAAGCTTGAAGAAGACCTTAAGATGAAATGCGGCGGTACAATGGAGGTTTACATTGAACCATTAAATATTTTAAAAAAGCTTTACATCTTCGGAGCCGGTCATATTGGTAAAGCTGTAGTTAGGTTTGCAAAAGAACTTGATTTTAACATTACCGTTTTTGATTCACGTGAAGGAATTTTTAACAACAATGAATTTGAAGGATGCAATTGTATTTGTAAAGATTATTTCAAAGCAATTAAAGAAACGGAATTTGATAAAAATACGTTCATCGTAATTGTAACTCCCAAACATGAGTACGATGAAGAAATTCTGAAACGTGTAGTTGTTAAGCCTCACGCTTACGTTGGAATGATAGGCAGCAGAAGAAAAGTAGAAATTATTAAGAAAAATCTTTTAAAAGAAAAAATTATTTCCAAAAGTGAAATCGAAAAAATTGATATGCCTATCGGAATTCCTTTCGCTGCCGAAACACCCCAGGAAATTGCAGTTAGCATTATTGCAAAACTTATTGATGTAAGAAATACTTCAAAAGTATAATCAAGATATTATGGCATTATTAAAATTTATTCTCGACGGAGAATTAAAAGAACTTGACTTTCGTAAAGAAAATATAATTCCTTCCACGACAGTCTTAAATTATTTACGTTCTCTTCCCAATCATAAAGGTGTTAAAGAAGGCTGTGCTGAAGGCGATTGCGGTGCTTGCACTGTTGTTGTTGCTCATTTAGAAAATGGAAAACTGCATTACAAAGCAATTGATTCTTGTCTGCTTTTTCTTCCGATGATTCATGGAAAACAATTGATAACAGTTGAAAATTTAGCACAAGTTATCCATGGCGAAAAAATGCTTCACCCGGTTCAGCAGTTGATGGTTGAAACAAATGGAAGTCAGTGTGGATACTGTACTCCGGGAATTGTGATGTCGCTATTTGCATTGTACAAAAACGCAAATAATCCTTCTGATGAAATCATCAAAGATGCACTTACCGGAAATTTATGTCGCTGCACAGGTTACAAACCAATTATTGATGCCGCCAGAAAAGCCTGTGTCAATAATTGTTTTGACCATTTCACAGAAAAAGAAAATGAAATCATTTCATTGATTTCAAAAATCAAAAGTGAACAAAAAACGTTAACATTCAAATCAAAAAAACAAACATATCACAAACCATTTATGCTCAGTGAAGCATTGCGTTTGAAAAAAGAAAATTCCAATGCAATTATCATCAACGGCTCAACCGATGTGGCTTTGCGACAATCAAAGAAAAAAGAATTGCTTTCGGAAATAATTGATATATCTGATGTGAACGAATTGAAAAATTTTCATGAAGATGAAAATAATTTTTATTTCGGAGCCGGGCTTTCAATGGAACAGGTAAGAAAATATTCAGAAATAAATCTATCTGCACTTGAAAATATTTTAACTATTTTTGGTTCGTTGCAAATTCGAAACATCGCTACAATAGGCGGAAATGTTGGCTCTGCATCTCCTATTGGCGATAGTCTTCCGGTACTGTTTGCTTACCATGCAAAAATAAAATTAGAATCAGAAAATTCCGAACGTATCATTCCAATTGAAGAATTCATAAAAGGATATCGACAAACTGATATAAATGCGGATGAACTCATTACTGAAATAATCATCCCACGTCCCAATAAAAAACAAATAATAAAATCATATAAAATTTCGAAACGAAAAAATCTTGATATATCAACAGTAAGCGGGGCATTCCATCTTGAACTTGAAAACGATTTTGTTTCTGAAATCACACTTGCATACGGTGGAATGGCTGCATTTACGAAGCGTGCAAGCAATGCGGAAAATTTCCTGAAAGGGAAAAAATGGTCAACAGAAAATGTTGAGCCAGCAATGAAAATCATCGAAGAAGAATTTGCTCCCATCTCAGATGCAAGAGCTGATGCGGATTACAGGAAAATCACTTCTAAGAATATATTGATGAAATTTTATCTTGAAACTTGTAAAGATATAGAGGTAGAGGGAATAGGGTATAAGGAAATATAGTTTACCATATACCTTCTAAAACTTAAAATTCAACAAAACATGAATAACAATTTACATCACGACAGCGCTATAAAACACGTAACGGGCGAATCGGTTTATGTTAATGATATTCCTTTGCACAACCAGTTGCTGTTGGGTAAAGTTGTTTTCAGTAAACAGGCTCATGCTAAAATTAAAAAGCTGAATATTAAAAAAGCTTTAAAGGTAAAAGGTGTTCATGCTATTCTAACTGCAAAAGATATTCCCGGTGAAAACCAGATGGGACCAGTTGTTCACGACGAATTATGTTTGGCGGAAAAAGAAGTAACCTTTATCGGACAGGCTGTAGCCCTTATTGCTGCTGAGAATGAGAATGCATTGCATGAAGCAGAAAAGTTAATTCAAATAGAATACGAACCGCTTGATGCAATTCTTGATATTGAAACTGCAATCGAAAAAAATAACCTGATTGCTCCACCCAGGAAAATTGAAAGAGGCAATATTGACGAGGCTTTCAAAACATCACCACATATTATAAAAGGTGAATTAAAAACAGGTGGACAAGAACATTGGTACCTTGAAACACAGACTGCTCTTGCCGTTCCGGGTGAAGGAAAAGAAATATTGGTTCATGCTTCGAGTCAAAATCCAACCGAAACACAAGCCATTGTTGCCGAAGTTTTAGGCATACAAAAAAATGAAGTGGAAGTGGAAGTGAAGAGAATGGGTGGTGGTTTTGGGGGAAAAGAAACACAGGGAAACCATGTTGCTGCATGGGCTTCATTGCTTGCCAATGCAACCAAACGACCGGTAAAAATTCACCTCTTCAGGGATGATGATCAAATCATGACCGGAAAACGTCATCGTTACTTTTCAAAATATGAAATCGGGTTTGATGATGAAGGACAAATTCTTGCTTACAAAGTTGAATTAAATGCAGATGCCGGCGCGGCAACTGACTTGTCAATGGCTATTCTTGAGCGTGCAACACTTCATGCTGACAATTCATATTTTCTTCCACATGTTCAGATAATCGGAAAAGCATACAAAACAAACCTCCCGTCGAATACGGCTTACAGAGGTTTTGGCGGACCTCAGGGAATGGCTGTAATTGAAAATGCAATTGATAAAATTGCTCGTTTTCTTCATAAAGAACCAACTGAAATCCGTTCGAAAAATTTCTATAAACACGAAAATAATTTTCATACACCCTACGGACAAAAAGTTGAGAACAACAGACTTTATGCAATGTTTGAAAGATTGATCGAATCATCGGCATATTATAAAAGAAGAAAAGAAATTGATGCATTCAATAATAAAAATAAATTTTTTAAAAAAGGAATTGCGTTAACACCAGTGAAATTCGGCATTTCATTCACCACTTCATTTTTGAATCAGGCTGGTGCTTTGGTAAATATCTATACTGATGGAACAGTATTGGTCAATCATGGAGGTACGGAAATGGGACAGGGTTTACACACAAAAATGTTACAGGTCGCATCGGCTGAGTTAGGCGTTAGTCCTGATAAAGTGAAAGTAAATGCAACCAACACTTCCAAAGTTCCCAACACCTCTCCTACTGCGGCATCATCAGGAAGCGACATCAATGGTATGGCTGTTAAGAATGCTATTGATACAATAAAATCAAGGCTTTTGGAAGTTGCTGTTTCAGAATTAGAAAAAAAATATTCTTTAAAAACTTCAAAAGAAAATATTGTTTTTGAAAATAATTTTATTTTCGATAAAGAAAATCCGGAACAGAAAATTTCTTTTAGTGAACTGGTAAATACCGCTTACATCAAGCAAGTGAGCCTTAGTTCCACTGGTTATTACAGAACTCCGGGAATTTATTTCGATAGGGAAAAAGGCCAGGGAATTCCGTTTTATTATTTTGCTTATGGCATGTCGGTTTCGGAAGTTGAGATTGATGTATTAATCGGTCAGCATAAATTATTACGAACAGATATCATTCATGATGTTGGCGATTCGCTGAATGAAGGCCTTGATATTGGCCAGATTGAAGGTGGTTTTGTTCAGGGCATGGGATGGGTTACAACAGAAGAATTGAAATGGGATAAAAATGGGAATCTTCTCACACATTCACCCGACACTTACAAAATTCCAACAGTGAATGATATTCCAATTGATTTCAGAGTTGAGCTTTTAAAAGATGTTCCGAATGAAGGAACGATTCGCAGAAGCAAAGCCGTTGGAGAACCGCCATTCATGCATGCTTTCTCGGTTTGGCTTGCAATAAAAGATGCAATCTCAGCAGTAAAAAATCATGAAGCAGAACCTGAATTCTCTTTACCGGCAACGGCTGAACAAATTTTAATGAGCATAGAGAAATTAAAAAACATATAGATTTTATGAAAGACATTTTTTTGAAAATTAATGAACTGTCCGAAAAGTACAGGTATTACACGGCTAACAATCTTTCGAAACTGGTGAAAATAAAATCAATCAGCATGAACGAGAAAGATGTTCAGCTTGAATTAAAACGACAAATGGAAAAAGC
Protein-coding regions in this window:
- the xdhB gene encoding xanthine dehydrogenase molybdopterin binding subunit, with the translated sequence MNNNLHHDSAIKHVTGESVYVNDIPLHNQLLLGKVVFSKQAHAKIKKLNIKKALKVKGVHAILTAKDIPGENQMGPVVHDELCLAEKEVTFIGQAVALIAAENENALHEAEKLIQIEYEPLDAILDIETAIEKNNLIAPPRKIERGNIDEAFKTSPHIIKGELKTGGQEHWYLETQTALAVPGEGKEILVHASSQNPTETQAIVAEVLGIQKNEVEVEVKRMGGGFGGKETQGNHVAAWASLLANATKRPVKIHLFRDDDQIMTGKRHRYFSKYEIGFDDEGQILAYKVELNADAGAATDLSMAILERATLHADNSYFLPHVQIIGKAYKTNLPSNTAYRGFGGPQGMAVIENAIDKIARFLHKEPTEIRSKNFYKHENNFHTPYGQKVENNRLYAMFERLIESSAYYKRRKEIDAFNNKNKFFKKGIALTPVKFGISFTTSFLNQAGALVNIYTDGTVLVNHGGTEMGQGLHTKMLQVASAELGVSPDKVKVNATNTSKVPNTSPTAASSGSDINGMAVKNAIDTIKSRLLEVAVSELEKKYSLKTSKENIVFENNFIFDKENPEQKISFSELVNTAYIKQVSLSSTGYYRTPGIYFDREKGQGIPFYYFAYGMSVSEVEIDVLIGQHKLLRTDIIHDVGDSLNEGLDIGQIEGGFVQGMGWVTTEELKWDKNGNLLTHSPDTYKIPTVNDIPIDFRVELLKDVPNEGTIRRSKAVGEPPFMHAFSVWLAIKDAISAVKNHEAEPEFSLPATAEQILMSIEKLKNI